GACAGTATTACTCGACTGCAAGTCTCCATCCAGAATGAACTGGAGCAAGCGAATCTCGACTATTTTGAGGCGAAATTATACCACGCCCTTGGCGAATATGATCTGTACGAACAGAAAATGAAGAATTGCATCTACCATCTACATGAAAATGAAGATTGGACTGAACTGAAGGACGCCGCCCGCCATCTATCCCTCCACTATGAAACGAACAAGAAATACAAAATCGCCTTCAAATTCCAGGAGCTTTGCATCGAGGCCTATGAGCGATTAACGATGGAGCTGAAAGGAGGTGAAGAATCGTGAAAAAGAAAGTGCTGATGATGTGCCTCATCCTTGGTTTAGCGGTATTTGCACCATCGATGAATCAAGCATACGCTAGCGATTACAGCACGCACGCACTTGGCGGACCGGATGTAGGACCACCACATGCCAAGGGGTAAATGAGAGAGTAATTTTATACTTTTACATGCACGTAACTATACGTGCTCTTTTTTTGTCTGCATAATCTAAAAATCAGTCGTAACGAACGGATTATCATAATACAGTTACTATAGAAGGCCATTACCTTGGATTGGCCACCGTAGTCTTGGATGAAGAAATAAACAGGAGGAGAAAAATTGACGTGTACGAATTGCGGGAATAAGCATGCGAACGGACGGTTTTGCGGAAGTTGCGGCAGGAGGATGGACGAGGCGGCGGAAGTCTTTCAAGATGGACAGACGGTCGTTGAGGCGACTGTAGTGAATACGGAATCAAACGTTCATCTGGAGAAAATGAGTAACCTGACGAAGGAATACTGGTCCTATTTTGTAAGACATTTGAAACACCCTTCGATCAGCCTTACAAGACAAGACGATGAGTATCGGAACGGCTTCATTTCATTGCTGCTGTATGCAACCATTGTTGGACTGTCCTTTTTCACGCTACTCAAAGGCATGGCGCTTGAATCGGTTGGTGTGGATAGTGGTCCCTCGTTTTCATCAGTCTTCTTGAATGTAGCAGGATTTACGGCAGTTTGCATCGCGATCGTTTCAATCGGTCTATTCATTATCGGTAAAAATTTTGGACCTGCCTATCCGTTTAAACAGACGTTGGAGTTATACGGCGCACACTCCTTGCCGGCCATCGTCATTGGCGTCGTCGCCCTGTTTTTACTGCTAATGAAATCATACTGGTACGGAATTTTCCTGCTGATCATCAGTTTCATCTACGTTCTCATGCTTTCACCGGGTTATGTCATAAGCGTCCTCTTATCTAAAAAACCAAAAGGAATCGATCCGCTACACGGGTACGCTGCCTACACAGTCCTCGTCATCATCCTATTCGGCCTTCTACTCAAACTCCTCGGCGACTCCACCGTCGGAACGTACCTTGCAGAACTAAGAGGAATGCTTTAATTGTGGGAATTGTTTGGGTGCCTGTGTAAGGTACATTTATGACAATTCAATAATGGTGATATTTATACAGTGAAATTTAAGGGGAACATTGATATATAGCCACCATTGGATTTCAATTATACAATTGCAATGCATAGTCAGAATTGTTTGCTGCACAGGCACCGTACTAAATATTGAGTAAAATAAAAGGGAATGCATCCATAACGGAGCATTCCTTTTCATTTAATCATTTTGCTACTGTGTAAGAGAAAGTTTTTAACACTTTTGGCATTTGGTCAGAGTTACTAGCTGAAACAGTGCTGTTTTGAACTGTCATACCTAATACAATAGCTAGTAAAAGAATCGATACAATCTTTTTCATTACAAATCCTCCCATTTTTCTTTTTTACTATAAATATAGCCATATCTAATCCCATCTCGATAAAAACTAGATGCTAGCTTATATTTCCTATTATTATAGTACCACTCTGCTAGCGCAATGCAATACTTATGAATGAATCTAAAATCTTGAATTTCCTTAAAATGTTGAATGGCAGCTTCTGTTATTTCTACAGACAATCCATGTTCGCTATGCAATGATTGATAGAAGCTGAAATGATGAAAATAAGAAATTTGGTTTTCATCATCTAATTGATGATATAATGCAATCCCTTTTTCGGCCCAATCTTTAACAAGGTTCTTTTCATTCGTTTTTGAATATTCCTCGATTAAAGAGAGAATTGTAATCAGCTTTTCAGATGGATCTATTTTATGCTCAATACTTTTATTATAGTATTCGATAGCTTGCTTGCTATTTCCCATAGCACTATTCAGAGTACCTATATTATGATAAATGATCCCTTTTTCGCTGTGCAAATTAAATTCTTCGCTAATTTGCAGGGCTTTTGAATATGCCTCCAGTGCGTCTTGGAATTTATCGCTTCTTTTATAAGAAATTCCGATGAGAATATAGCAGTCTAACACTCTACTCATCATTAGATGTTCTCGGAAAAAATTAAGTGCACGTCTAGCATGGTCAATCGAATTGAATGTATGCCCATCGGCCATATAAAACACAGCAATTATATAATTAAATTCAGCTTTTTCCCATTCGCCAAGAGGTAACGACTCCAGTTTATGGAGTATTAACTCATAATAATGTATGGCCATTTTTACGTTGCCAGTATTATAACAGAATAACCCTTTATTTAAGTGAAACAAATAAAGTTGGTATACATCAAAATTATCAATAGATTCTTCAAGTAAATTAATTTCTTGTTTGAGTTTTTCTGAATCAATTCTTACTATCATATTAAATCGAAAAGTAATAAGCGAATAAGTAAAATGTAATGAATCGTTTTCAAATAGGGGGACGTTTTGCTCAAGATACTCTAATTTCTCTCTCGTGAAATTTAAATCTCTCGCTGTCATAACTTCACGATATGTCTCCAATAACATCTTCTCAAACTCAATTTCCGTCTCCTCATCATTCTCCTGCAATTTCCCCGGG
The genomic region above belongs to Sporosarcina sp. Marseille-Q4943 and contains:
- a CDS encoding tetratricopeptide repeat protein produces the protein MKIGHLIRAERVRQDMKQVVLAKGICTPSYLSKIERNQIEPSDDITEMLMERLGMDPGKLQENDEETEIEFEKMLLETYREVMTARDLNFTREKLEYLEQNVPLFENDSLHFTYSLITFRFNMIVRIDSEKLKQEINLLEESIDNFDVYQLYLFHLNKGLFCYNTGNVKMAIHYYELILHKLESLPLGEWEKAEFNYIIAVFYMADGHTFNSIDHARRALNFFREHLMMSRVLDCYILIGISYKRSDKFQDALEAYSKALQISEEFNLHSEKGIIYHNIGTLNSAMGNSKQAIEYYNKSIEHKIDPSEKLITILSLIEEYSKTNEKNLVKDWAEKGIALYHQLDDENQISYFHHFSFYQSLHSEHGLSVEITEAAIQHFKEIQDFRFIHKYCIALAEWYYNNRKYKLASSFYRDGIRYGYIYSKKEKWEDL
- a CDS encoding zinc ribbon domain-containing protein, with the protein product MTCTNCGNKHANGRFCGSCGRRMDEAAEVFQDGQTVVEATVVNTESNVHLEKMSNLTKEYWSYFVRHLKHPSISLTRQDDEYRNGFISLLLYATIVGLSFFTLLKGMALESVGVDSGPSFSSVFLNVAGFTAVCIAIVSIGLFIIGKNFGPAYPFKQTLELYGAHSLPAIVIGVVALFLLLMKSYWYGIFLLIISFIYVLMLSPGYVISVLLSKKPKGIDPLHGYAAYTVLVIILFGLLLKLLGDSTVGTYLAELRGML